GTGTGTTAAAATCTCAGGTATGTCATATTTAGTGGACGACGTAGTCAACGGCGTGACTTCGGTAATGGTTCAAATTGTAACAAGTTTTCATTTGTTGTATTCACAAGTGAGACAAAATGTTTATTTGTTAAATTTACGAATAGATTAATTTTATATTAACAAAAATGTTTGTCTGGAAATAAATTGTGTTTGATATAAATGGTAAAATTGTtatcttaattaaaaaaaaaagtaaattaaagATGTTTTCTTTTTGTTAGCGAGAAATAGATTTAGGATATTGCCAGTCAACATTACAATCGATAAGTGAGAACATATGAGAATTTAATAAGAAAAACTACTAACGAAAACAAGTTTTACATAACTTATCGAATAAGACATTTCATTAATTAAGTCACAAACAAAtatcataaaaaatattttttacacATACTAAAACGAACACATATTCATTTATCAGACAAATACATAAAATTAAGTGACTGGCATCACCCTTAAAATAAGAAGGTAGCTAATACAACAATCTAGCTCCTAACTATTATAagcaaaagaaacaaaaaaaacaaaatacgAGTAACATCACCCTTCGAAAATAAGAGGGTGTGGTTAGTAAAATCTAAACAATATCACTACATAAACTAGTATTTAGAGAAATATTAGCTTTTATGTAAATGTTTATACAGTGATTGTGCGATATAGAGGTGGTTTGTTTAATCCAAGACGCTTCCTTTCCTTGATGGCTGGATCTTGTAACAATAATACCTTGTCATTGTCTCGAACCCCAACCATGTGAAGGTGTTCTCCATCTTCGCGTTCTTTCCCTTTAAACAATAGCCTTTGCTCTCTCGCCTCCAAGCTTGTCATTGAAGATAATATGACCTTCAACTCTCCTGTTAAGAAGATGAAAAGAATGTTAATGTATAGTTTGATGGTGATAAAATTACATCCaacttgttttaaaaaaaaaaaagctaaataAATTACATCAGACTTTTACAATTTTTTCTCAAAAATTGTTTTGTAcattgttaaatgtgacttgagAATTAATAATTCGGTAGATATCTAATCGTCCGAGCAAAAGCAAATAAACATGACACTTGATATATATCAACGGAATAAGTATTTAGATTGGTTGATGGTCGTTAAGTGGGAAGCCGAACACAAAAAACACTTATCTTGGGGGTCGACACTTGATATATATAATACGACTGATAGCTAGGTTTTATTGTACTATAATTTTTAAACTTGTAAATAAGAATAAATTTTTACCTTATGCACATAAGTCACACTgacataattaaattaaatattgtGTCTTTCCATGTATGATTTATTCTCGTTTATTCTTGAAATATAACTGAATAACAAGTATATATGCAAATGAGGTTTTAGATATTAGCAGAAAATAACCGGATCAAAAGGTTTGTTATTTTAACGAGCATATatgtaaatggggttttagaTATTAGCAGAAAATATTCATGTCCCAATCATTTCTTCCCGGAAAGGTCTAAACATGTTTATCACTTCTATATTTTCGTTTTTCCAAAATTAATGTCAGATAAAAAAGATTTACCAAAAGTTGAAGTCGCTCGAATAGAAATATCATGCCACTGTGAAACAGTAGTCACTCGGACAATAATAATCCCTTCTGTAACACTTTCTCCACCTGCAACATCTCTCCTAACTTGCACAAGCATCCCACCAGGTCGCAGTTCCCATTTGACTTCACCCATTGATCCCATCACCGTTGTGTTGCCCCTCTTCTCACCATCACAGTTGCCACCACCGCTGCCACCACTCACACCACCGCTACTGCCGCTGCGCAACCTTGAAAAGCTTCGGTATAGTCTCTTTGATTTCAGTTTCATCATTTGTTTATGTCTTTTTGTTGTCTTTTGAGAGATTAGTAGGAGGGTTGTGTTTATATAAAACTTTGGGGTTGGGGTTGTGATGTAAAGAGGATAAAAGTTGGGGGGAAccaaacaatacatatataataattgagTGGTGTTAGTTTAGTTTCTTTAGGGTGCATTAAACGAATGAAGATTAAATTAAACACGTCATATATTGAATTTTAAGGGTGCCAATGCACATGGGGGTCGACGACGAATTCTTAAACGCGGCTTTCGCTAAATTGCCGGGACCAGACAAAAAAACTGTCGGCCTTAAAAATGTCTTCTTTAAGAATTAAAACAGGTAAATTACATTAAAAATTAGAATATTCATAAAAATAACTACATAATTTTATGAGATATAGAAAAATATCTAACTTCTGAATTTTTGTGACCATTTCAAATTAAAATGAAATATAATGTGTATTTTTCCGAAGTGAGTATTTTTTGTTAGAAATCAAAGATTTGGACTATTGCATGGATAGGACAACTTTTTGGCGGATGTAGAAGACCATTTGTGCATTGAGGACAATGGCCGACCTGGGGTCGTGCGAGTGTGTGGTCATACGGGGCCTCAGGCTCTTCCGAAGTTTGGGGAAACCCGAAGTTAGCCATAGAAGAATCACACAAGTCAAAATACTTAACTCACATTGGAAGTAGGAAGGCTTATTGAGATTTTAGAAGGAACTTTTAGTGGTCGAGAATGAAACCAAAACTAGGCAACTATATCTCTAAGTTTGTTACCTGTGCACAAGTGACATCCGAGCACCAAATTCCTTATGGAAAATCCAAATCACTACAACTCGGGTTAAAAAATGGGATGCAATTTCAATGGATTTCAAATATAGGAGTAGGACTACCACCAACAAGTAAGGATCATGACGTTATTTGGATCATTGTTGATGGATTAACCAAGAGTGTCATTTTCTTGGAAATCAAACAATCGACTCTATTTGAAAATTTGGCTAAATTGCATGTAGATGAAGTAGTGAAGTTTCATGGAGTACCATGGATAATAATATCTTTATAAGGATGCATGTTTTAGTTCTTGGGAATCTCTACAAGATAAATTAGGGACAAGAATCAACTTGAGTATGACTTATTATCCCCAAACGTGTGATTAACATGAAAATACCATTCAAACTTTAGAAAACATGCTTAGaacttttgtaatttattttggaGGTAAAATGGATGAAGATTTACCACTAGTAGAACTTTCTGATAATAGTCGTTATCATTTTAGCATTGGGATGCCACCATTTGAAAGCATTATATAGAAGGAAATATATGATGGTTTTTACATGTATAAACGCGGATAAATtcttaacacttaagggtacatgtAACCTAAAGATCTAAGTCATAACACTATTGATGTAACATTCtattgaataataaaaaaaactctgACCCTATGTAATTTCGAAGATTGTAGATAAAGAACCATACCTTTtgattgttgtagtaaacaattGAATCCTTtcttcaataacttggaagctaTCATCATAAGTGTCGTGCCTTTGATagttcacacccaacactagcaacAAGAATCTTTTAAGAGAGGAGATGAGATATGAGATTTTCGGCTATCTTTAGAGTAGAAGAAGTGGCCGAAAATTTAAGCTCGAGGGGTCATTTTATAGTGCAACGTGGAAACCCTAAGTAAccctaaatgaataaaataatatttattcaaaTTAGTAATTATCCAACTTCCTATTTATCTACAAGGAATATTCTAGATCCCCTGCAAtaccctagaattcgtccacctccttccaaggaagGTTCTGGACTctttcttgttcaactattgaacaactaCACTTTAACccttacacttttaattaatacaattaatcccaaaattaatctaattaatttatgattaattattaattaaatattgctATTTCAAATtgatatattatttccataatatattTCATTTATTGCTATCTATTAATCATATAATCAATAAatcggtctctctctctctctctctctctctctctctaaaagtcatcatattcaattagtaggtttgagggaaacccaaaatgACTTTGCTAATccaagattatactaatttagatattagtttagacacctaatccaatagtctcccacttggataattctataACTGCAATTACCGGTATAACTTCTAAATTACATAGTAGAGAGCGCTTCCATTGTAACTGTTGAATTCTGAACTAAACAGACATTGTTCCTAAGATAGGTGATCAAATATTTATCCGTTCTTCCAGATATCGTACGGACATGatacatggattaaaatcaatctcattgtccaagtttTGATTTCCGATTTCCCAATTTGTGATAACGACATAAAacttcaaattgaacacatcaattgattCCTAGCTGGGAGCAACACTATAAgtcagcaccaaatcatcgaggggcccaaatatattacttttatcgTTAAGGGAAAAGGAATGAATACAGTTTGACTCATATACTTGTATcctttactcatcaaattatacATGACactgcgttttataacaccaagttattgatGCATTTTCACAAcaccaatgcacaaccgacttgtaaattataactcatatatctccgtttcaagaatataagatattattgttggataaggtgtctaagtccataacttatccctatactaataaaagagtagttgttttgccatgtgttataatattagacatcctaattaatatgatgtcACTTGTCAATCAACCAATTCTTTATTTCAAATTTattaaacctcctaattaatgtgatgttacttgtcaatctatttattttccattttaaattttatattattgtttacattaattcacaaataaaagttATCccatataaattaaaaattaatttcacatatttatttgaatcaacgaatataattttacataagtaataaaaatatctcttaattaataatttatttaaaataattgattaacaaTTTGAATTTTTACaatgaaattttaattaattttgtaaccgttgttcccacaggttataaactagtttgaTATATACTTGACTCGACctcgcatggtccatttgggttgcacttcacccaaactatttatatggataatatttatgagaataatatgtttatgatttattaatatattattagttataatatattaatatgaaatcatattttttaattagtattgatcttaaattagttatgaattaatttagtgatactaattaaacatgggctattatatttatacagtgtgggctaacactcataggaaatgggctaagcttacatgggagtccatggatgatccatggagcttttaacccatggatccttggaaaaggaaaagacatgggttattagggtttattctaatcatctacactatataaagaggcttGTGATGCTTGAAATGACACTAAGTGTGTGTGCATAAGAGTGGCCGATTTCTAGAGCAAATACATACTCTCTCATAaagtttttccaagtttgtggtgttttgtaatttccatttgaggcattcacattattggtgcttggctctcaaactccaaaggaatCAACTTACAAgcaaaggtatgtaattcttcttgttctttatgtttaaaagtaccccatgccatgctagataggttatgaaccttggaaaaattatttgaaTGTATTAtattcaaacatagatccaaggtttctagggttgcatgaacaccttaggagtgttaattttcttaaaacccaacagtggtatcagagcctaggcttgcttgctTGATACTTGTTGCAAATAGGTGAAAAACCGATTTTTATGCAATCTGCActgggggactcaccgagtccattagggggattcgacgagtcgatacaaatcttcaaccaactcggcgattcagttcgtgcactcgacgagttggtcatgcAGAGTGCAATTTTTTCGATTTTACTGCTGGAaaaggactagaaacattaccctaaactgttttggtgttttaaaacttgttttagatggtgtaatgttttgctaatccatttacaatggcttaaATCAAAATTCcatgctttgtatgtgttcatatgattcttgaaattttgatattcatgttcatgttcttatgagtttagaagatgataggaattatttgctataGTGTttatgattaattcttgatcatttatgtgttttaatggagtccataatttgtcctcaagttatggattccaaaggtcactttctttaaacacacatttaaaacacataggttacataaaaatgaagagtcttcatttttatgaaccattaactcataagttatgaaatgaagagttttaaatagtttcaaaacttatcctcaagttttggaatttgtaaagttgcacacactttaataaactttaattccaacccttagagttttaaaggttaaaattcaacccttatactattataacattaatggttaattattatatatatgtataagattaagtcgttttaccgatagttggcctcattcacgaagccggtctataaggggggtataaggttgttgcgtataaaatgacagcttaatgggcgtccattctcacccaccgctttcttgatcgatggagggtcgttagctgaacggtaggacaatgactttaaattctcattaaaagtataatgattattataaagtaactaaatgtttttttaattcccaatcttagttactttaggaaaatgtgaacatggtgctaacccatgaaattcacactttgtaccttaccaagtccctggtggagcgtgtgtgggttaccgacacactaacttggactagtaaggattgcaaagggtgacttaatgtttatcatagatcggtggagcgtgtgtaggtaaccaacacatcgattaggtgataatattaggggTACCAAgtgagtttgcatggttattcacaccttgttttgtgatcctcggcatcccagtcacaaaacttgaagggcacaatcgagatttaaacatgccattgaaaagttcaatgaatctcataagaatctaggaatttcttgaaccaattaaacctaataccttatttcgttttcatggtggaaattggtgaatcatcattcacccatcttcaaatatgttatagcttagattacaacatccctcttttaagttataacatattgtgttggatcctagctttaatattacatttgggtgacttattaaggattctatatatctaatctaaacttacttgtCCTTCTTCCTTTAAGATATCTTCCAACaacaatgcttcaggctctaaccctaccgactccttctctctcatgaacctttgtgtgagagtcatctttgatggttcaaaaTTCAATGATTAGataagaaacatcaggatggtcacacgctatgaggacaaggaatatgtcctcgacaaggagctcaagaaactcgatgagtctactgctactcctcaggagatcgttgactttagggctcatgagagagatgccaccaaggtagcatgcatcatgatggccaccatgacagccgaactccagaagtcctatgaggacttctacccttttgagatgcaccaggatttgatggaccgttaccatcaaagtgctcatcaagagcggtatgagattatctcctccatgataacaactagaatgaaggatggtgaacccatcacgacccacatgcagaagatgcaaagatttgtggaccgtctgCTAaaactaaatgtgaacttccccggggagttggcaattgacatcattttgcactccttacctcctTAAAGGTAAGTCAGTTGTTTCTACTCCTACTTCTACAACAACctctgttttggctatagggcagggcAAAGGAAAAAAAAGGAAGaccccttcaaagggtaccaagggaaagtctcttgaaggctcctcatctggAACCAAAAgtggttttgtcactccttctgccatccctaaggatgctgaatgctactACTGCCAGAATAAGGGGCACTGGAAGTGAAACTGccctaaatacttgcaggatctcaaggatgggaaagtgaaacccacccatgcaggtatttacacaatattctCTAATATctcaccatattctaactcttgggtgcttgatacaggatgtggtattcacaaatgttctgatttgtaggccaaagaagaagtgaggatgtggagcacgggaagataaacctaATTATGGGATTAAAGTTagacctgtttccaagattggagtttataccttgttgctaagtagtggattaaagttagatttgaataaatgtgtactcgtctaaaatggcgagaaatattatttctttgcatggtttgtacaaacaaggttttaccttttcgtttgataatgaatgtggtggtattaatgctttctttaataatgttctttattttaaagcatttccttgtgatggtgtgtatgaaactgtgtcggttgtagacaacctaggaaataatgtgttgtgtattgattcgtctactagcttGGATAAggcatcattgtggcattttcgtcttggacatgtaaacaagaaacgcataggccaactccaaaaggatggagtctggGAGTGATTTGACTTAAactcggatgatagttgtgaatcttgtttgcttagaaaaatgaaaaaatcacccttcactggtacttgtgcaaggggtgagggtttgttggaccttatacatactgatgtatgtggaccatttaaaactgccataagggatgctaaccgccattatgtgacttttactgatgattacagtagatatggttatgtctacataattaagcataagtcagaaacctttgaaaagtttaaagagtttaaacaggaagtagagaatcaattgagcaggaacattaagatgctacgatccgatcgaggtggtgagtatcttagtacagagttccttgactatcttacggaatgtgggattgtctcacaattgacacctcccaggacaccacagctgaatggtgtagccgagaggcgtaatcggaccttgttggacatggttcgttccatgatgagtcgagtttcgttaccaatctatttttgggggtatgccttagagactgtcgcccatatccttaatctagtccctacaaagaaggttaccaaaacacctcacgagacgtggactgggaaagttcccaatctagatcacatcaaaatttggggttgcgaggctttcgtgagatgcgagaatcaggataagctcgaacctcgaagtgagaggtgtattttcatcggctacccacgaAATTCTTTTGGTTAACTCTTTTATAGACCTAGCGAGAATGTGGTCTTTATggaaagaagaggagtcttttgacagagagaatttataagccaaggaaacagtaggaggcaaattgatcttgaataaattcaagagtcaagtggtgaaggaacctcagacactagcaatcaacctgaggaggaaactcctgttgagccagatGACAAGTCTGTGCCTCCAAGGCATTCCACAAGGGCGAGAAACACGCCTGATTTCtattatggattccatattactacggaaggtgatacgtttatcagtgatagtacactggtaaatttggatgaacctaacagttttaaggaagccatggcaagcccagagtctgctaaatggaaggaggccatggatagcgagatatagtccatgcatgacaatcaagtttggaacatggttgacaatgtaccaggccgtaagacatttgggtgcaaatggatcttcaaaaagaagaccgacatggatggaaaggtgcacacttacaaagcacgactggttgcaaaaggttttactcaaactcagggtattgattatgatgaagacttctcaccagtagcaaagattaagtccattaggattatgttggccattgctgcatttcatgattataaaatatggcaaatggatgtcaaaaccgctttccttaatgggaagctggctgaggatgtttacatggttcagctgGAGGGTTTTATCAGTCCAAAATATCCTAATAGGGTGTGCAAGCATGAGagatctatttatggattgaaagaagcatctcgcagctggaatctttgttttgatgaaaaggtcaaagagtttggcttctcgagaagcgaagatgagtcctgtgtgtatgtcagagctagtgggagtatagtcagctttttggtactgtatgtggatgacatactactcataggaaatgatgtcccaactttgcaggaagtgaagtcctggcttgggaagtgcttttctatgaaggaccttagggaggctgcctatatcatagggataaggatattaagagaaaggagtaaaatactaattggatttagtcagagtacttacttggacaaagtgttgaaaaggttcaacatgcagaattctaagaaaggagatttaccgatccaaaccaatgccaagctaagtaagacttagagtccgagtacagaggaagagatagctgagatgagtcaagtACCGTaagcttccgctgttggctccatcatgtatgctatgacttgtactcgccttgatgtggcttttgctttgagcgtGGTCAGtggatatcaggggaatcctagcAAGGCTtattggactgcggtaaagaatattcttaagtacctatgaaggactaaggattggatccttacccttggtgggagtgatgacttgagggtaataggatatagtgatgctagcttttagactaacagggataacttccgctctcagtcaggctgggtctttaccctaaatggaggggcaatcacttggaagagttccaaataggagacggtagctgattcgacttgtgaatcagagtacatagtggCAAGTGAAGCAgaaaaaggaggcgatatggctgaagaacttcatcgaagatcttggagttgtaccagctattagggagcctatggagattttctgtgacagcaatagtgcggttgccttagccaaggaaccaagagatcatggaagatcccgacacattgacataaaatatcacttcataagacacaagatagaagaaggactcctaatggaaaagagggtatcttCGGATGAGAACCCTGCGGATCCCCTTAAAAAGGGTCGGACGAGGGTTAaacatttgcagcatgcgaggcgcatcgggctgaggggcgatattagttttacaaattagatagttatttctgaaacttgtaaaatgtaatcgacgtttgatgataaataaaagttgtgatttatttatgagtaaggtgttgttatcattgtcaattatttactattgtttcagttttgcgtgttttgacttccagaataataaatttattcaaactttccacagtcggtcatacgtcagaagtaggtatgaatcaagattgtcataaATTAGGATTGTatatggctaaaggtgtttagacatggcaatggttggtACAACATTTGTgaatgctcataagttatgagtattggaataaacccacgctcacttgcatcacttcatggaatttatctcgagtgatcgtgagatggtaatatcatataagacttcaaacctagagatatgagttgtttcctatgagttggttgtgcattgattgcacgaaaacgcatcagtaacttgatgttataaaacgtgcctttgtgtataattcaacaagtagtagaataagcatataagtcgaagtttatatgttccttctagaaatagaagcgatatatgggccgctcgatgattttgttttgacccatgtatcgggcccggtcagaattaaatcgatgtgttcgattaatttctttatcaaacaaattggaaatcgggaaacaaaccgctggataataagtaagacattgttccatgtatttatccggctgatatcatgagagcagaggattatatgatcacttatctaaaatggcgcttcatagttcaatagtgttttcgagagctacgattgtcagttggttcctgaagtaatataaGCAAATacagttatcagacttatccaagtgggagtctgttggataaggtgtttaagtccataacttatttggtatatacttgacccgacctgacatggtctatttgggttgcacttcacccgatcTATTTATGTGGATAATAtttatgagaatagtatgtttatgatttattaatatactataagttataatatattaatatgaaatcatattgtttaattagtattgatcttaaattaattatgaattaatttagtgataataaggtgactaattaaacatgggctattatatttatatagtgtgggctaacactcattaggaaatgggctaagcttacatgggagtccatggatgatccatggagcttttaacccatggatccttggaaaaggaaaagacatgggttattagggtttactctAATCATCTACACTATGTAAAGAGGCTTGTGATGCTTGAAATGACACTAAGTGTGTGTGAATAAGAGTGGCCGATTTTCTAGAGCAAATACATACTCTCTCATAaagtttttccaagtttgtggtgttttgtgatttccatttgaggcattcacattattggtgcttggctctcaaactccaaaggaatcaactaacaatcaaaggtatgtaactcttcttgttttttatgtttaaaagtaccccatgccatgctagataggttatgaacgtTGGAaaaattattttgcatgtattatagtcaaacatagatccaaggtttctagggttacatgaacaccttaggagtgttagtttgctcaaaacccaacaattattgtctcaaaattactcgtgatataatccatgaagtaattctatgagtgtgggtttatccaatacttaaatctccatttccaagtagtcatgaatgttgtagcaatacAATTGTTAGGTCTAATTTTCTTAGACAATATACAATCCGACTCATGAAAgtattaattcactacttacttcccaaagtatgagtgactgcagaatttaaataattaaattattcgggaagcaaaacatgcaaaaaaaaaatgaaacacaagaataaataattgagaATGTAGTAAACAAACTCATACATAATCTCCAttatttgttacaagtttcaaacaaatcatctaactactaaaactaatttCATCTCTCaatccaatgctcctagcatatTGTCTATGCTTAATCTTACTTAGAGCCT
The genomic region above belongs to Lactuca sativa cultivar Salinas chromosome 4, Lsat_Salinas_v11, whole genome shotgun sequence and contains:
- the LOC111883077 gene encoding BAG family molecular chaperone regulator 2 encodes the protein MMKLKSKRLYRSFSRLRSGSSGGVSGGSGGGNCDGEKRGNTTVMGSMGEVKWELRPGGMLVQVRRDVAGGESVTEGIIIVRVTTVSQWHDISIRATSTFGELKVILSSMTSLEAREQRLLFKGKEREDGEHLHMVGVRDNDKVLLLQDPAIKERKRLGLNKPPLYRTITV